One region of Bdellovibrio bacteriovorus genomic DNA includes:
- a CDS encoding protein-glutamine glutaminase family protein — MKVILALLVFFQFSLAFAQDDLHSFVKGLDTTLKHVNRSESRPCASSALTPSSAQATKYQGKDVTALSEVEAQTLFKEMQSHTEIPFDFAIAGCEERAHEMSRLMLLKGIRPLKMFASVDENKSPRLEIPHPNGKDKRRWKFHVAPLVMVRINGKDVPYIIDPSMEKKAVPLQEWKRRMTLHDPKMPVMMDATIAEQYDISGRYVRPFSDENWNRANQEKLKEFKEYSKDPDGENNYLFQMQRDLERMDMMD, encoded by the coding sequence ATGAAAGTCATCTTGGCTCTTCTTGTTTTTTTCCAGTTCTCGCTCGCGTTCGCCCAGGACGATCTGCATTCTTTTGTAAAAGGCTTAGATACGACTTTAAAGCACGTCAATCGCTCAGAATCTCGCCCATGTGCTTCCTCCGCTTTAACTCCTTCTTCGGCCCAGGCGACGAAGTATCAGGGAAAAGATGTGACGGCCCTTTCAGAGGTCGAAGCACAAACTTTGTTTAAAGAAATGCAGTCACACACTGAAATTCCCTTTGATTTTGCCATTGCCGGCTGCGAAGAGCGTGCTCATGAGATGTCACGTTTGATGCTTTTAAAAGGAATTCGGCCTTTAAAGATGTTTGCATCCGTAGACGAGAATAAGTCTCCGCGCCTTGAAATACCGCATCCTAACGGCAAGGACAAACGACGCTGGAAATTTCACGTCGCCCCGCTCGTGATGGTCCGAATAAATGGCAAAGATGTGCCTTACATCATCGACCCATCTATGGAGAAAAAGGCCGTGCCACTGCAAGAATGGAAAAGACGTATGACTCTCCATGATCCAAAGATGCCGGTGATGATGGATGCGACAATCGCAGAACAGTACGATATTTCTGGCCGGTACGTGCGCCCATTCAGCGACGAAAACTGGAACCGCGCTAATCAAGAAAAACTCAAAGAATTTAAAGAGTATTCCAAAGATCCGGATGGAGAAAATAACTATCTTTTCCAAATGCAGCGCGATCTCGAACGCATGGATATGATGGACTAG
- a CDS encoding hybrid sensor histidine kinase/response regulator: MKIKFTEKTKRVGFYLVGPLCVAFLATFIYFTRYTPWEIPNPAPFLVLIVILSCFYGGFKPGIITSLLAWLYLGYYYSTLHSVIDLQEDMQKRLLSWGLTFPAVSIAVGLLKGRSEAHLQREIDQRRLREEELKASEERTRAILNSANDAFIAIDPNSLIREWNVQAEKTFGWAREEVIGKRLTDVIIPDDYHKAHLQGLDRFRLTGEGPIINKRIEVPAKHKSGISIMVELTVYPIRRKDDLIFGAFLRDVTEKKHEDQLSLLQYQITRILTEENNLKAAVPRLLETLGMGLKWPLVELWLTDKRRQNFYYTDNWSDDAELRDKFRNISHQLFLPKDKGLFPQTEGANQPVHITSALKNSDYPRSKMVEAAGFQSLVYCPLFDNDTIGTLCFFHTEKMSPDKRLLETLDDISKHISLFILRSWAEEDLTRLSKELEVKVQQRTEELAIVNMQLKKEASEKQILYEQAQTANRLKDEFLATISHELRTPMNVILGHSELLYGNELNENEKQKSIEAIYRNTKAQVHIVSDILDVSRFITGRVQLHLEVVDLAEIVAMAVESILPAASAKNIDVNEVNCGECYVSGDPTRLQQILWNLLSNAVKFTPRHGKILVKLEKKGSNVVLTVRDSGKGIDPAFLPYVFERFRQEDSTTTRKFGGLGLGLAITKNLIEAHGGTIHVHSEGKGTGATFTATFPITALRLPFIPPVKDAEGHVSSRLPLKGLKILVVDDQPDAQALIRTILKKAGAEATVTSAATEAFKLLIKIKPDVLISDVGMPEKDGYELISMIRRLPAEMGGNVKAICLTAYAHEDDHKKALDTGFNEHLAKPVEAKQLIRSISKLVGRYVPYH; encoded by the coding sequence ATGAAAATAAAGTTCACCGAAAAAACAAAACGTGTCGGATTCTATCTGGTCGGTCCCTTGTGTGTCGCATTTCTTGCTACGTTTATCTATTTCACGCGCTACACCCCCTGGGAAATTCCCAACCCCGCTCCCTTTCTTGTCTTAATCGTTATTCTTTCTTGTTTCTATGGCGGTTTTAAACCCGGGATTATCACAAGTTTATTGGCATGGCTTTACTTGGGCTACTACTACAGCACGCTTCACTCAGTGATTGATTTGCAGGAGGACATGCAGAAACGACTTTTAAGCTGGGGACTCACCTTTCCTGCCGTCAGCATCGCGGTGGGCCTTTTAAAAGGCCGTTCGGAAGCGCATCTTCAACGAGAAATTGATCAACGAAGGCTTCGCGAAGAAGAGCTAAAAGCTTCTGAAGAGCGTACGCGCGCCATCTTAAATTCTGCCAATGACGCATTTATTGCCATCGACCCAAACAGTCTGATTCGGGAATGGAATGTCCAAGCAGAAAAGACTTTCGGATGGGCTCGCGAAGAAGTGATTGGAAAGCGTCTGACAGACGTCATCATTCCAGATGACTATCATAAAGCTCACTTGCAGGGTTTAGATCGCTTTCGCTTAACAGGAGAAGGTCCCATCATCAATAAGCGCATTGAAGTGCCCGCGAAGCACAAATCTGGCATTAGCATCATGGTTGAACTGACTGTTTATCCGATCCGTCGCAAAGATGATTTGATCTTTGGCGCCTTTCTTCGCGATGTCACCGAAAAGAAACATGAAGATCAGCTCAGCCTTTTACAATATCAAATCACTCGAATTTTGACCGAAGAAAACAATTTAAAGGCCGCTGTGCCCCGCCTTCTTGAAACTCTAGGGATGGGATTGAAATGGCCTCTTGTGGAACTGTGGCTGACGGATAAGAGACGTCAAAATTTCTACTACACTGATAACTGGAGTGATGACGCTGAACTTCGCGACAAGTTCCGCAATATCAGTCATCAGCTTTTTTTACCTAAAGACAAAGGGCTCTTCCCGCAAACGGAAGGTGCTAATCAACCTGTTCACATTACTTCTGCTCTTAAGAACTCGGACTACCCTCGCTCTAAGATGGTCGAAGCCGCCGGATTTCAATCCCTGGTTTATTGCCCCTTGTTCGATAATGACACCATCGGTACTCTTTGCTTCTTCCACACGGAAAAAATGTCCCCCGATAAACGCTTGCTAGAAACATTGGATGATATATCCAAACACATCAGTCTTTTTATTTTACGCAGTTGGGCAGAAGAAGATCTCACCCGACTTTCAAAAGAACTTGAAGTCAAAGTTCAACAACGCACCGAAGAACTGGCCATCGTCAATATGCAACTTAAGAAGGAAGCTTCCGAAAAACAAATTCTTTACGAACAAGCACAAACAGCCAATCGGTTGAAGGACGAATTTTTAGCGACGATCTCTCATGAACTCCGCACACCAATGAACGTGATACTTGGTCATAGCGAGCTGCTTTACGGCAATGAACTGAATGAAAATGAAAAGCAAAAGTCGATCGAAGCCATTTATCGAAATACAAAAGCCCAGGTTCACATTGTCAGTGACATTCTGGATGTCTCGAGATTCATTACGGGTCGCGTTCAATTGCATCTTGAAGTCGTCGACCTGGCAGAAATCGTCGCCATGGCCGTCGAGTCCATACTGCCCGCGGCGAGCGCGAAAAACATTGACGTGAATGAAGTGAACTGCGGTGAGTGTTACGTTTCGGGTGACCCCACGCGACTTCAACAAATTCTTTGGAACTTGCTTTCTAACGCCGTCAAGTTCACTCCCCGCCATGGGAAAATCTTGGTGAAGCTTGAAAAAAAAGGTTCCAACGTTGTTCTCACGGTTCGCGATTCCGGTAAAGGTATAGATCCGGCATTCTTACCCTACGTCTTTGAGCGCTTCCGTCAGGAAGACTCGACGACGACTAGAAAGTTTGGTGGTTTGGGACTCGGACTCGCTATCACGAAGAACTTGATAGAAGCCCACGGAGGAACTATTCACGTTCACAGCGAAGGCAAAGGAACCGGCGCGACCTTTACAGCCACGTTTCCAATCACCGCTTTGCGACTGCCCTTTATTCCGCCGGTTAAAGATGCTGAAGGACATGTCTCTTCACGTCTTCCCTTGAAAGGATTAAAAATTCTCGTTGTCGACGACCAACCAGATGCTCAGGCGCTGATTCGTACGATTTTGAAAAAAGCCGGGGCAGAAGCCACTGTCACTTCCGCAGCCACGGAAGCCTTTAAGCTACTCATCAAAATTAAACCGGATGTGCTGATAAGTGACGTTGGAATGCCAGAAAAGGACGGCTACGAACTTATTAGCATGATTCGTCGCCTGCCCGCCGAAATGGGTGGTAACGTAAAAGCCATTTGCCTCACTGCCTACGCCCACGAAGACGATCACAAAAAGGCTTTGGATACAGGCTTTAACGAACACTTAGCAAAGCCTGTCGAAGCAAAACAATTGATTCGCTCAATAAGTAAGTTAGTGGGAAGATACGTTCCGTACCATTAA
- a CDS encoding group II truncated hemoglobin, with translation MDTNKTPYELLGGEEVLRRIVKRFYQIMDTMPEAKGVRDMHPGNLQGSEDKLFMFLSGWLGGPSLFIEKYGHPRMRARHMPFKIGKSERDQWMLCMVQAFEDENVQEPLRSELLHSLLRLADHMRNQEEN, from the coding sequence ATGGACACTAACAAAACTCCGTATGAACTTTTAGGTGGTGAAGAGGTTCTTCGCCGCATTGTGAAGCGCTTTTATCAAATAATGGACACTATGCCTGAAGCCAAAGGCGTGCGAGACATGCACCCTGGAAATCTTCAAGGGAGCGAAGATAAGCTCTTTATGTTTTTAAGTGGGTGGCTGGGAGGTCCCAGTCTTTTCATTGAGAAGTACGGTCATCCCCGCATGCGCGCGCGACACATGCCTTTTAAAATCGGAAAATCAGAACGCGACCAGTGGATGCTTTGCATGGTGCAGGCTTTTGAAGATGAAAATGTTCAAGAACCTTTGCGTTCGGAACTTCTTCATTCGCTGTTACGACTGGCCGATCACATGCGGAACCAAGAAGAGAATTAA
- a CDS encoding nuclear transport factor 2 family protein, whose protein sequence is METSSQQSQPSQQPSKETMEVGKKLVELCKRGDNMKAIDWLYSENIESKEAASMPGMPAQMRGIEAIRKKNMEWDEQMEVHSMDVSGPYPHGDRFAVHYKLDVSERKSGKRWQMEEVALYTVSNGKIVKEEFFYTM, encoded by the coding sequence ATGGAGACTTCATCTCAACAATCGCAACCCTCTCAACAGCCGTCAAAAGAAACCATGGAAGTGGGAAAAAAACTTGTCGAGCTTTGTAAGCGCGGCGACAACATGAAAGCTATCGACTGGCTTTATTCTGAAAACATCGAAAGTAAAGAAGCGGCGTCCATGCCCGGCATGCCAGCGCAGATGCGCGGGATCGAAGCAATTCGCAAAAAAAATATGGAATGGGACGAGCAAATGGAGGTTCATTCCATGGATGTCTCGGGACCCTATCCTCACGGCGATCGCTTTGCGGTTCACTATAAATTGGATGTATCAGAGAGAAAGTCAGGCAAGCGCTGGCAAATGGAAGAGGTCGCCCTGTACACTGTCTCTAACGGCAAAATCGTAAAGGAAGAATTCTTCTATACGATGTAA